From Candidatus Eisenbacteria bacterium, a single genomic window includes:
- the alaS gene encoding alanine--tRNA ligase — translation MTGDQIRQSFLDFFRLRGHTIVPSAPLVPANDPSLLFTNAGMVQFKHVFLGSETRPYTRAADTQKCLRISGKHNDLEQVGRDTYHHTLFEMLGNWSFGDYYKREAIGWAWELLTKVWKLPKDKLFATVYTTDDEADALWREVTDIGHDRISRFEKENFWEMADTGPCGPCTEIHIDRGPDACDHEGQPHRCQVNGDCARYIEIWNLVFIQNNRDASGTLSELPAKHVDTGMGFERIAAVIQNVPSNYDIDLFQTIIQRTERLAAKRYRANEKDDVSLRVIADHSRAVTFLVGEGIVPSNEGRGYVLRRLLRRAARHGKLLGMERPFLWEVVDAVVDAMGGAFPEIVEARARVKEVVRTEEERFAQTLDRGLALLSDEIAATRKRGATTLSGAVAFKLSDTFGFPLDLTEDILAGEGLVVDKDGFERAMDEQRERARGAQKFVDAGGGPELAGLGERTSRFVGDRVTESESEVLALVADGVQTRGPVREGSQVDVVTAETPFYAESGGQVGDRGWITTASGARIEVQDTHKIAGAVVAHRGVVRQGAIAVGDRVRLAIDAARREAARLNHSATHLVHGVLRRRLGPHVKQAGSLVDPQKLRFDFNHHKPVSPDELQAIEDEVNAEIRANVEVTQEEMSYDDAIRAGALAFFGDKYGDRVRVVRMGEFSTELCGGTHVQRTGDIGVFKLDGESGVAAGVRRIEAATGAGALGEIRRHEALLGEIAHLLRAGEQDAKAKLEKLLAQSRELEKRIAELQGKLAGGASRDVMADAKQVNGITVLATKVEGLDDKGLRDMADKLRDRIKSGVVVLGGAQGDKVMLLATVTKDLVGTYHAGNIIKRLAPMVGGGGGGRPDFAQAGGKDPTKLDAALAAAYELVGAGS, via the coding sequence GTGACCGGCGATCAGATCCGCCAGAGCTTCCTCGACTTCTTCCGTCTGCGCGGGCACACGATCGTCCCGAGCGCACCGCTCGTGCCGGCGAACGACCCGAGCCTCTTGTTCACGAACGCGGGCATGGTGCAGTTCAAGCACGTCTTCCTCGGCAGCGAGACGCGCCCGTACACTCGCGCGGCCGACACGCAGAAATGCCTGCGGATCAGCGGCAAGCACAACGACCTCGAACAGGTGGGCCGCGACACCTATCACCACACGCTCTTCGAGATGCTCGGCAACTGGTCGTTCGGCGACTACTACAAGCGCGAGGCGATCGGGTGGGCGTGGGAGCTGCTGACCAAGGTCTGGAAGCTCCCGAAGGACAAGCTCTTCGCCACCGTCTACACGACCGACGACGAGGCCGACGCGCTCTGGCGCGAGGTGACGGACATCGGTCACGATCGCATCAGCCGCTTCGAGAAGGAGAACTTCTGGGAAATGGCGGACACGGGGCCATGCGGCCCGTGCACCGAGATCCACATCGACCGCGGTCCCGACGCGTGCGACCACGAGGGCCAGCCGCACCGCTGCCAGGTGAACGGCGACTGCGCGCGCTACATCGAGATCTGGAACCTCGTCTTCATCCAGAACAACCGGGACGCGTCGGGTACGCTTTCCGAGCTGCCGGCGAAGCACGTCGACACCGGAATGGGCTTCGAGCGCATCGCGGCCGTCATCCAGAACGTCCCGAGCAACTACGACATCGACCTCTTCCAGACGATCATCCAGCGCACCGAGCGACTGGCGGCGAAGCGGTATCGTGCGAACGAGAAGGACGACGTGTCGCTGCGGGTCATCGCCGACCACTCGCGCGCGGTCACCTTCCTGGTCGGCGAGGGTATCGTGCCGTCGAACGAGGGGCGCGGCTACGTCCTGCGGCGCCTGCTGCGCCGTGCGGCGCGCCACGGCAAGCTCCTCGGCATGGAGCGGCCGTTCCTGTGGGAGGTCGTCGATGCAGTGGTCGACGCGATGGGCGGCGCCTTTCCGGAGATCGTCGAGGCGCGTGCGCGCGTGAAGGAAGTCGTGCGGACCGAGGAAGAGCGCTTCGCGCAGACGCTCGATCGCGGTCTGGCGCTCCTCTCCGACGAGATCGCGGCCACGCGGAAGCGCGGCGCGACGACGCTCTCGGGCGCCGTCGCCTTCAAGCTCTCCGACACGTTCGGCTTCCCGCTCGACCTCACCGAGGACATCCTCGCCGGTGAGGGCCTCGTGGTCGACAAGGACGGCTTCGAGCGCGCGATGGACGAGCAGCGCGAGCGGGCGCGCGGCGCGCAGAAGTTCGTCGACGCGGGCGGCGGACCGGAGCTCGCCGGGCTCGGCGAGCGCACGAGCCGTTTCGTCGGCGATCGCGTGACGGAGTCGGAGTCCGAGGTCCTGGCGCTCGTCGCCGACGGCGTCCAGACGCGCGGCCCGGTGCGCGAGGGAAGCCAGGTCGACGTCGTCACGGCGGAGACGCCCTTCTACGCCGAGTCCGGCGGCCAGGTGGGCGACCGGGGCTGGATCACCACCGCGTCCGGCGCCCGGATCGAGGTCCAGGACACGCACAAGATCGCCGGCGCCGTCGTCGCGCACCGAGGCGTCGTGCGGCAGGGCGCCATCGCCGTCGGCGATCGCGTGCGGCTCGCGATCGACGCCGCCCGGCGCGAGGCGGCGCGCCTCAATCACTCCGCGACCCACCTCGTGCACGGCGTGCTGCGGCGGCGCCTCGGCCCGCACGTCAAGCAGGCCGGCTCGCTCGTCGATCCGCAGAAGCTCCGCTTCGACTTCAACCACCACAAGCCCGTCTCGCCCGACGAGCTGCAGGCGATCGAGGACGAGGTGAACGCGGAGATCCGTGCCAACGTCGAGGTGACGCAGGAGGAGATGTCGTACGACGACGCGATCCGCGCCGGCGCGCTCGCGTTCTTCGGCGACAAGTACGGCGATCGCGTGCGCGTCGTGCGCATGGGCGAGTTCTCGACCGAGCTCTGCGGCGGGACGCACGTGCAGCGCACGGGCGACATCGGCGTCTTCAAGCTCGACGGCGAGAGCGGCGTCGCGGCCGGCGTGCGGCGCATCGAGGCGGCGACCGGGGCCGGCGCGCTGGGCGAGATCCGCCGGCATGAGGCGCTCCTCGGCGAGATCGCGCACCTCCTGCGCGCCGGCGAGCAGGACGCCAAGGCCAAGCTCGAGAAGCTCCTCGCGCAGAGCCGGGAGCTGGAAAAGCGCATCGCCGAGCTGCAGGGCAAGCTCGCCGGCGGCGCCAGCCGCGACGTCATGGCCGACGCCAAGCAGGTGAACGGCATCACCGTGCTCGCGACCAAGGTCGAGGGGCTCGACGACAAGGGGCTGCGCGACATGGCCGACAAGCTGCGCGATCGCATCAAGTCGGGCGTCGTCGTGCTCGGCGGCGCGCAGGGCGACAAGGTGATGCTGCTCGCAACCGTCACGAAGGATCTCGTCGGCACGTACCACGCCGGCAACATCATCAAGCGCCTGGCGCCCATGGTCGGCGGCGGTGGTGGTGGACGGCCCGACTTCGCGCAGGCCGGCGGCAAGGATCCCACCAAGCTCGACGCCGCGCTCGCCGCGGCCTACGAGCTGGTTGGAGCGGGGAGCTGA
- a CDS encoding PhoH family protein, which produces MAEPATLPPTLRFANPTHFRALLGQHDEHVRLVEREVGVRIDVGDGTLAVHGDRVETELATRVLEQLYGLIEQGYPIYASDVEYAIRILSGDHTANLRDIFLDTVFISASRHTITPKSIAQKAYIDAIRNFDIVFGIGPAGTGKTYLAMAMAVAELMKNNFNRIVLCRPAVEAGERLGFLPGDLAEKVNPYLRPLYDALNDMVDFDRARKLIERGTIEVAPLAFMRGRTLNDSFVILDEAQNTTTEQMKMFLTRLGYGSKAIITGDVTQIDLPAGKQSGLKEAQALLRGIQGIRFVTFTERDVVRHPLVQEIIGAYDRAER; this is translated from the coding sequence TTGGCCGAGCCGGCGACCCTTCCCCCGACGCTTCGCTTCGCGAACCCGACGCACTTCCGCGCGCTCCTCGGCCAGCACGACGAGCACGTGCGGCTCGTCGAGCGCGAGGTCGGCGTGCGCATCGACGTCGGCGACGGCACGCTCGCCGTCCACGGCGATCGGGTCGAGACCGAGCTCGCGACACGGGTGCTGGAGCAGCTCTACGGGCTCATCGAGCAGGGCTACCCGATCTACGCCTCCGACGTCGAGTACGCGATCCGCATCCTGTCGGGCGACCACACCGCGAACCTGCGCGACATCTTCCTCGACACGGTCTTCATCTCCGCCAGCCGCCACACGATCACGCCGAAGAGCATCGCGCAGAAGGCGTACATCGACGCGATCCGGAACTTCGACATCGTGTTCGGCATCGGACCCGCGGGCACGGGCAAGACCTACCTCGCCATGGCGATGGCCGTCGCGGAGCTGATGAAGAACAACTTCAACCGGATCGTGCTCTGCCGGCCCGCAGTCGAGGCCGGCGAGCGGCTCGGGTTCCTGCCCGGCGACCTCGCCGAGAAGGTGAACCCGTACCTCCGGCCGCTGTACGACGCGCTCAACGACATGGTCGACTTCGACCGGGCGCGGAAGCTGATCGAGCGCGGGACGATCGAGGTGGCGCCGCTCGCGTTCATGCGCGGCCGCACCCTCAACGACTCGTTCGTCATCCTCGACGAGGCGCAGAACACGACGACCGAGCAGATGAAGATGTTCCTCACCCGGCTCGGCTACGGCTCCAAGGCCATCATCACCGGCGACGTGACGCAGATCGACCTGCCGGCCGGGAAGCAATCGGGGCTGAAGGAAGCGCAGGCCCTCCTGCGCGGCATCCAGGGGATTCGCTTCGTCACCTTCACCGAGCGCGACGTCGTGCGCCATCCGCTGGTGCAGGAGATCATCGGCGCCTACGACCGCGCGGAGCGCTGA
- the ybeY gene encoding rRNA maturation RNase YbeY — protein MAVLVAMRGRRVPALARRLGRSARRLLRALGLADAELSLVLVSDPVIHELNRTWRRKNRPTDVLAFAQGEGPGRAPEGLLGDVVISVDTARRQAAALGHSLAVEGDRLLVHGLLHLLGYDHERSAGEARRMQRKERALLRALAG, from the coding sequence ATGGCGGTGCTCGTCGCGATGCGCGGGCGCCGGGTCCCGGCACTCGCACGGCGGCTCGGCCGCAGCGCCCGGCGCCTGCTGCGGGCGCTCGGGCTCGCCGACGCGGAGCTCTCGCTGGTGCTCGTCTCCGATCCCGTCATCCACGAGCTCAATCGCACCTGGCGGCGGAAGAACCGCCCGACCGACGTCCTCGCGTTCGCGCAGGGCGAAGGGCCGGGTCGCGCGCCCGAGGGACTCCTCGGCGACGTCGTCATCTCCGTCGACACCGCCCGCCGCCAGGCGGCGGCCCTCGGCCACTCGCTCGCGGTCGAGGGCGATCGCCTGCTCGTGCACGGCCTCCTGCACCTCCTGGGCTACGATCACGAGCGATCGGCCGGCGAGGCCCGTCGCATGCAGCGCAAGGAGCGCGCACTCCTGCGTGCGCTCGCAGGATGA